CTCATCCATCAGCAGGATTTCCGGTTTGCGAATGAGGGCCTGGGCGATGGCGACGAGTTGGCGCTGGCCGCCCGAGAGCTCGCCGAGATTCTTGAAGGCCCAAGGCGCGATCTTGAGCGATGCCAGGATCCGGTCGATTTCGGCGAGCTCGCGGTCTTCCACCTGCCAGCCGGAACCCTGCTTGGCCGCCATCAGAACCGATTCATAAACGGAGAGGACGGCGTTGCAGGTGGAGTCCTGCGGCATGTAGGCGATGCCTTTCCCGCCTTGCCTGCCGTCGATGGTGATCACGCGGCCATAGCCCTTGGCGAGACCGGCGATGCGTTTGAAGAAGCTCGATTTGCCCGCCGCATTGGGGCCGATCACGGCAGTCAGCCCGCCGCCGGGTGGGATGTCGGCGCTGATGCCGGATATGATCTCCGTCCTGCCATAGCGGACGGAAAGATCCTGGATGGCAAGTCCTACCATGCGCGCCCCCGATGGGTGAAAATCAGCACAAAGAAGAAGGGCACGCCGACCAGTGCGGTGATCACCCCGATCGGCAGAATCGCGCCGGGGATGATCGACTTGCTCACCACCGAGGTCGCCGAGAGGATGAGCGCGCCGCAGATGACCGATGCAGGCAGGAAGAAGCGCTGATCCTCCCCCACCAGCATGCGGGCGATATGCGGGCCGACCAGGCCGATGAAGCCGATCGTACCGACGAAGGACACAGGGATCGCGGCAAGAAGTGCTACGAT
Above is a window of Rhizobium sp. TH2 DNA encoding:
- a CDS encoding ABC transporter ATP-binding protein encodes the protein MVGLAIQDLSVRYGRTEIISGISADIPPGGGLTAVIGPNAAGKSSFFKRIAGLAKGYGRVITIDGRQGGKGIAYMPQDSTCNAVLSVYESVLMAAKQGSGWQVEDRELAEIDRILASLKIAPWAFKNLGELSGGQRQLVAIAQALIRKPEILLMDEPTSALDLYRQLEVLTYMAGLAKSSGMLVMIALHDLNHALRYCEHTLVIANGRLAASGPSEDVITSDLLRDIYRVEARIERCSQNRPLVIVDSALN